A region of Epinephelus fuscoguttatus linkage group LG1, E.fuscoguttatus.final_Chr_v1 DNA encodes the following proteins:
- the tmem51b gene encoding transmembrane protein 51b: MCSSRGICGGNDRPNRSSNSEGPGSGAHYALCALGVGLIALGIVMIVWTVIPMDGEASGGSPSSSGNTTTGSNGAENEDEKDNKKSATVAMVLVGVGAAMLLLSIFLGVRSKRARRNRRNQPVAVGVPFMNHVPGEDEEAASDPTTYNVPSYDEVVGSDTYPVRNSNLRQSTSQLPSYEDIIAAVENEGAGSTDNATEVTPLNDAAPAPAQPAAEPEADHAALQPNPSLPTRSASRASRLLRPLRVRRIKSDKLHLKDFRLQIRSPTQNPVTIEPITPPPQYDNKMPELMPTPDE; the protein is encoded by the exons ATGTGTTCCAGTCGGGGTATATGCGGCGGCAACGACCGTCCCAACAGATCCTCCAACTCAGAGGGTCCTGGTTCAGGTGCTCACTATGCCCTGTGCGCCCTGGGAGTGGGACTCATCGCTCTGGGTATTGTCATGATTGTGTGGACTGTGATACCGATGGACGGTGAGGCCTCAGGCGGCTCCCCCTCTTCGTCGGGCAACACCACCACGGGGTCCAACGGTGCTGAGAACGAGGATGAAAAGGACAACAAAAAGTCTGCAACAGTGGCTATGGTGCTGGTTGGAGTTGGGGCGGCCATGTTGCTTTTATCAATTTTCCTCGGTGTGAGGAGCAAGAGGGCACGACGCAACAGAAGAAACCAGCCAGTTGCAGTAGGAGTCCCCTTCATGAACCATGTGCcaggggaggatgaggaggc TGCTTCAGATCCAACCACATACAACGTGCCGAGCTACGATGAGGTCGTTGGCAGTGATACCTACCCAGTCCGCAATAGCAACCTTCGCCAAAGCACCTCCCAGCTGCCGTCCTACGAGGACATCATAGCTGCTGTGGAAAACGAGGGAGCAGGCTCCACTGACAACGCCACAGAGGTCACCCCTCTTAATGATGCCGCACCAGCTCCGGCTCAACCTGCCGCTGAGCCCGAGGCTGACCATGCTGCCCTCCAGCCAAACCCCAGCCTGCCCACTCGCAGCGCCAGCCGGGCCAGCCGTTTACTGCGGCCTCTCCGGGTGAGGAGGATCAAGTCAGACAAACTGCACCTGAAAGACTTCCGCCTCCAAATCCGCAGCCCCACACAGAATCCAGTGACCATTGAACCCATCACTCCGCCACCACAGTACGACAATAAGATGCCTGAATTGATGCCTACTCctgatgaataa